In Antechinus flavipes isolate AdamAnt ecotype Samford, QLD, Australia chromosome 6, AdamAnt_v2, whole genome shotgun sequence, the sequence agggaaagggacctgtatgtgccaaaatgtttgtagcagccctatttgtagtagctagaaactggaaaatgaatggatgcccatcaattggagaatggctgggtaaattgtggtatatgaatgtcatggaatattattgttctgtaagaaatgaccagcaggatgaatacagagaggactggcgagacttacatgaactgatgctaagtgaaatgagcagaaccaggagatcattatacacttcgacaacgatattgtatgaggacatattttgatggaagtggatttctttgacaaagagacctaactaagtttcaattgataaatgacggacataagcagctacacccaaagaacgaacactgggaaacaaatgtgaactatctgcattttagtttttcttcccgggttatttataccttctgaatccaattctccctatgcaacaagagaactgtagggttctgcaaacatatattgtatctaggatatattgcaacatatccaacatataaaggactgcttgccatctaggggagggggtggagggagggagggggaaaaaatcggaaaagaaacgagtgcaaggaataatgttgtcattataaagtaatcattaaattaaaaaaaaaatctcagtttcctaatctgtgagATGTGGACAATAATATCTATTgtaccaaatgagatcatgtatatGGAgtatttgtaaatcttaaaacagtAGATAAATGTCAACTGTAATTTTTGTTCTTAAGAACATTGTACTAAGTACTGGTAAATGAGTTTTCTGTGCATCATGTTATCCAAAGAAATCtgaggaataaaaatgaaaagtaaaaggaaagattaGAAATGTTAGGATTTCAAAAAAGAAGTTTTCTACTTATTTAAAAAAGCTGATGTAAACCTCATTTTGGTTTTGTTCTCTGAAGCATAAAACtaatgagataatacataaaatTGCAAAGCTAAAAGCATTATActcttttgaattaaaaaaaatttctggataATTATTTATAATGATAACATCCTATTCTTTGAATATACAGTGTTGCCCAAAGTCAATTGCAAGGATATGATCCTCCTCTACATGTCAGTTTTTCCCAGAGTTTTTCTTTCCTGAAAGGGAATCTGAAGACAGTTTGGAACTTATTTCTTCTCTCAAAGTCAGAAGATCATGATTACTCCTCCAAGCTCTTACCTGCTCTGCCCTTAATCTGGTATAGAGCATTGAATAGTCAGTCTCCACCAATAAGGAGAGTTTCATGCAAATGAGCTTTAAGGCACAAGTTACAAgtgttattaaaaatattcatttttgtctaGATAGTTAATAGTTGCTCATACTTTTCTGCTTTAATCTTGAGAAATCATACACAAATGGATAAGAGGGGCATGATGCCTGAGACTTGTTATTTCAAGAATAATAGTAACACACACatgaaattatttcaataatgTGACCACTTTAAAAGTAAGCATTGATTAGTACCTTTATGGATCATCTGAGCCCATAAATGTAAATTTAGAATGATCTTGACttataaatggaaatttttcttattttttatgttatatctcTCTAgacttaaatatatatgtgtgtgtgtatatatattttatacatatatacatacagagaaacagagcGAAATCAGAGAGACAGTAGCAGCAACAGAGACAAAGTGACAGGGggtaggaaggaaagggagagagagagagagagagagagagagagagagagagagagagagagagagagagagatcatttaagaagAGTAGGAGAGTTGACCTGAATTAAAAAGATCCAAATCTGTGTCCCCATTCACATCCTAGCTGGTGCAGCCCCAGtataaagtcatttaactttatgGTGCCATAGAATAAATCTCTGAGACTGTAAATTGCCTAGAAAATGAGTATGTGTattctataggaaaaaaattttttagcagTAGTTcaatataccaatgaaatcatgtttGATTTCTAAAAGGTTACAATTTGTAAAGAGTCAAGGATGCTAAAAAATTCACTGAATTAAGAGTCAGATTCAAAATTGGACTCTAATACCTGCTACCAATTtacttgaacaaatcacttctctttgggcctagtttccttatctgataATGAAGTAGTAGGtaatctccaaggtcctttccagcttgaTGAGTCTTCAATTTCCTTACTTGTAATAAATGGTAATGTTGCTATAATTCATAAAGTTGCAGCAAAAGCATTAAACTACAGAGAATAAAACGCTTTGAGTGCAATCAATGAAAAGAactatattgaattatttcattgtcaTGTTAAAGCCTATGAAAACGAAGCAGTCTTTTATCTTGCAGTGACTAAAAGagaagaagtaaaaataattatcGTGAAACACTACAGAATAGGTCTAGATGAAAAATATGAAGTAACCAAAAAATGGTCTTTGAATGATCTGGAGATGATTGATGGAAAAGAAGCAGATACTGTAAGTGCTATTTTatgatataaatgttaaaataaccTGCAAAACTTCTGTATCCTCATAGATTTCTGACACTCAATAATTGTTACAATATCATATTTTGTGGGTAACCTTCTGGTAAAAAGATTTTGTCCATCTTTTTATGCATTAATATTTATACCTTTTCTATTAAGCATACTATCTAGTCTAGCTTTTACTCAGTTTCCCTGTCAATCTCAAAGATTTATCTGGTTGACTTATAAATGAGCTAAGTTGCTTAGTGTTAACTTGAGGGAAAAAAGCATTGTGTTGCAACCAACCACAAATCCAGTGTATGGATAATGCAACATGTTCATTACTATAAAAAGTTTTAATCCTGACCTGAAGAATTAAGAATGAAAACTACAAAATTAAAGACAATTTGGGATTAGGTATATGGATTATTATACATGAATAAAGTGCACGTAAGTTTATTTCACAACTATTTGGCCATTTGGATATAACTGAGACATGAAAAAGTAGCATTGTCCAGTTCAGAACAGAATTTAGTTTAAAATGTCATGGGAATGCAGAttcatggaaaaataaattattttttcagcaGGGATAAAATGGACTTATTTGAATTCTAAAATACTTATTCATAACTTTGTCAATACCAAATTATTAATGGTTTGATTAAATCTAACATAAGGTCACATGTCAAATGAATTAGCTTACCTTTCATGCCAGTATTAGCTTTGTATGCTTCAAAGTCAGTAAGTTGATGGTGTATAATATGGAAAGGGTAGAAATCCATTTCTGAGCATGGGATAGGAAAAGTATTGccattcaaagaaagaagaaaaagctctCCTTTTGATCTTCCCTGGatatagatagacaaatagacagacagacagacaggtagagatagagaaatatataaatagatagatatataacatTGTTATACTCTTTCCTATTTTCAAAAAATCtacatacccagagaaggaaggacaacTGGATCTAGTAATTCCATAGTGTCcgatagtatttcattttatactgGGGCAAGGGGTGAAGGGTGTTGAGGATTGGGGTTGTTCCACCAGACTTTACAATTCATTGGTAAGGGATGGGAGgtagggaggaagagaagtaTCATGTTCCTATATACATTAGTTTTGAAGtgaacatgtttagaagaattatttttggttttttaaaatatccttaatgttgatattttaaatgattaatgaATATGACCGACCCTGTAATGGGAATCAGGTAAACTATGACATCTTTCTCAGTGATTATGACAAAAATAAtgacttttcctccctttctcttttaggATAACCCATTTTTTGATCtacatttcaagaaagtctaCCGTTTGGAAGCTTATAGCTGTGCTTCTAAATATTCCTTTGCCCGAACCGTAAATAAATTGAATCATGCTTATCTTAAAAAGGACCTACAAATTGTGAACTTTGATACTACCTATATAAATGATGATTCAATTTGGTCTTCCAACAACAAGGACTGTTTAGTCCTCATGAGAATATGCTTTTATGCTTTCAATCtcttatgtctctctctctgtcccctgcCACTTTGATACCATATGTTGCTTTTATTCACCAgtctcctatttttaaaaatcacattaactATTGTTATTTAAGAAttgatccttttccctttattagtaactatatttttatgaaaagaaaatggattgaTTGAATGAGAGCTCTATTTACACTTAACTACTCAGCATTTTATGtatctgtctgcctatctatTTGCTCCTTAGACACTTTTGAAAGAAACAActaatgataaataaaattgtttattgaagaatgaattatttaattattaaagagTATGAAAGATATCAAGATTTGTCTTCAGTTCGATCTGTAGTttgttatgatgaaaaatgaaggCTGATAAAAGTTTTCAAAAAGCCGTATCTTacgtaattttaaaaatatttaaatgaaatttgcaTAGAAGTTGAAAATATATAGCAATAGGGGATGCTGAGTGCTGCATGAGGGCTTTCGATCCCACTCTAATAAGGTAGAAGTGAAAAATcttttcaaatcctgtctttctctttccattagaTAGTAGATCTTCTCTTGGTCTACAATTCTCCCCCAAACCCCTCACTTCAGAGACAGGCTTCCCCAGTATGCTTTATGTTCCATGCTATACCTGAATCTGACTCAACAAAATTTATCCTTAAGGGAATGATCCTGATCCATGTGTATCATATCCCTCTGCTATTTGTGACTTTATTACAAGTtgttaaaaacacaaaaatctaTCACGATTGGCTCAGTCCAGCTAAAAAAGTCTAGCATTCTAGAAAGATGTCTAATTTTCTGGCCTATTCTTCTCCTGATTATAGCAAAATAGTCACTGTTATTTTCTATGCCCTCTCCACTGCCCTCAATTAAGATAGAGGTATGCATAACAGAGAAGTTTAGGTTGTTCATAATTTTATGTCAAGAGTAAATACTGTCAAAGATATGAGTTAAATCAGGTattttaaacaaatgaagaaaagaaaaacggGAGCAAATGTCTGCCATTTCAAATGGAAGTAGGAGGTAATTAAAGCACTTTAGTATAATTAGTCTTTCATAGAGCAACAACATTTCAATCACATTTCTTAGCAAGAGTTTTGATTAGGCAGAAGAGATTTAACTACTTCAGTAAGGTATTCTTATTCTTCCATTCAAAATTCATATGTTCTACctatctgattctttttttcctcctccttcagaATTTGCTTCTGTCCATCTCCTTTTTCTAGCATCAGTCTCCTTCAATAGCTCAAGGAAATTTTGCTCACCTTTTACTCCCACTCTGTTCAGAAAGCACCACAGCTTAAGTCTCTAGGAAGGAGAATCATAATTCCCAGAATTAACAGTTAAGTTTCAGACTTTTCCCCACTGGACATCAATCTAAATAGTCCAAATACTGgttatatctatacatatgtatggaTGTATGAGTAAACACATGTGTCTCTACATAAGAGTTTTTGGATATGTTTGTTTGTACTGGGTGAAATCTAGTTCAGGTTTAATCATGTTTTATGCTATACCAAACAATACAAAGATTAGATAAAAATCAAGTTGCCTATCATTTCCCAAAGCAAAATCCATAAAATAGTCAATTATTATAgataaataaccaaaaaaaaaaaagcaacagccACTTCTGAAATCTAGATTTTTCATCAGttccactattaaaaaaaaaaaacatagaaaatgtgATAATTCTATCATTGGTGATTTTTCTTAAACTTGACACTGCAGACTCTCCCTTCACTGACATGTTTGTTCCACTTTTTTATGGTGGAAATCAGGGACAGGGTTGAGGGAggcatggaaaaggaaggaaattgggAGAATTGAATGTCAAATGAATCCAAAGTACAAGTGAGTCTCTCTTGCCCTTTTTATCACTATGCTGTATGGGAGGGAACATTTACAACCCTAGAAGGGCATATCTTTGGGAAAAAGtacgaacacacacacacacacacacacacacacacacacacaacccttcTTAAAATGccagtatatgtgtatgtgtatacactgAGATCAAAAGTATTAATTGATGTGAACTGAAACTAGAAAAGTTGTCAGGGTTGCTAAAGGCACATAGAGTTGGGAgagtatttcctcttctgttctctCCCAGCAGAGAAATAGATGCTATGTAGTCCCCAGATCTAAAGTCAGACTGTAATGGTAGAATTGCATATAACCTTTTCTATCACATGCTGCAatttatatgcatgcatatattgtttGTTGGTGTTCAGTTGCTTCaggtatctgactcttcatgaccccactggGAGTTTgattgacaaagatactagagtggttttctatttccttttccagctcattttacagatgaggaaactaagacaaactaggtcgaatgacttgcccaggatcatacaactactaactgtctgaggtcaaatttgaattcagaaagatgagctttcctgacttcaggcccagtactctgtgcactatgccacttagctgcccaggcACATACTATATAATGATTTtattataaagtgaaaatagtgtagAATTCCTCCAATAGGAGAAAAGtggaagaagaggaaacaaagTTAGAATTTGTATAAGACAGCAATTCTATAAAAGGAGTTTTACTACAAACTATGCCTATTGTTAAATAGTTTCAAGGAgggcaacaagaaaaaaatatctttcaaaggaaataataaaaaaatcttctcaaGAACTAGAAAAGTCACCTATCTCCTGTGAAAactcagttttgttattttttatccttttttattatcctttttaaaaaaaagtatccttttttaattatagatttgCCACTTGGTGAGAAGTTCAGATTATGAGCAATAAACCTTACCACTTCCTAAATATATGTGATTGATCATTTATATAATCTATTGTCCTTTCAAAAGAACTACAGCTTGAGGAAATGTTGAACCATATTAGtactattttctcctctgtttctaAGTCAGCCTAGTAAGTTAGCAAGTATTTATgaagagcttactatgtgccagccactttGATAAGCATTGAATATACCAAAAAACACCAAAAATGGTAGTTCATTTTGGTCAGATAAACTCCTCTACATGTATCTCTATCCCATgtttcctcaaggagctcacattctaatgagggattGAACATGCAACAAACTAGACATACACAAGGAACATGCTACATAAAAAGAGCAACTGGAAACTCTGTAGATgcccgtcagttggagaatgtctggataagttatggtatatgaatattatggaacactattgttctgtaagaaatgaccagcaggatggtttcagagaggcctggagagactcaaatggactgatgctgagtgaaatgagaagaatcaggagaaagatggcaagattatatatatatgtatatatatatatatatatatatttgatcattatcaattctgataaatAGAGGATAATCTAAGTTGGAAAGTACTAGCATTGGGGGATGGAAGTGGAAGGAACTAGGAAAAACTTCCcaaagaaagtgggatttgaactgagctttgaaagaaatcaGGCAAGCTAGCAATGAAagtattccagacatgggggattTTTCCCATGAAAAGACATGACGTGGGAAATGAAGTGTCAAGTGTGAGGAACAAGATATAAGCAAATATAGCTAGTTTGTCGATCATGTAGGAAAAGAATCATTTGTAAGCAGACTGAAAAGAAGAAGCTAAGtaatgaaaggctttaaaaattaaacacattTCATGTTCATTCCTGGCAGTAGTAGGAAGCATCTGGAGTTTGTAGAGTACAGGGGATGACACGGCCAGGCTTGTACtttgagaaaatcactttgacaccTGAGGAGATATTAAGTAGGAATGGGAAAACCATTACGGATGGAGACCAACGAGAAGGTTATTGTAATAATCCAGGTGAGACTTAATAATGCCATGAACTGTAGTGGTGGTTGTGGAAGTGGAGAGAAGGTCAATACAACAGATCTTgagaagatagaaataagaaGATAGACAACAGATTGGATACATGAGGTGACTGAGAGTGATGAATCCAAGTTGCGAGCCTGAGTGACTGGAAAGATTGTGATGGCACATATTCTCAACAGTAACAAGGAAATAataagtggcacagtagacagagtaTTGGCTGTGGAGTCGAAATAACCTCAGTAAAATCTCAAccttttctagctgt encodes:
- the EXOC1L gene encoding exocyst complex component 1-like, encoding MSSLVKEDLEKKLFKPLSQHLYEFIEIEFPAQDRYYLCVSVTKREEVKIIIVKHYRIGLDEKYEVTKKWSLNDLEMIDGKEADTDNPFFDLHFKKVYRLEAYSCASKYSFARTVNKLNHAYLKKDLQIVNFDTTYINDDSIWSSNNKDCLVLMRICFYAFNLLCLSLCPLPL